A part of Melittangium boletus DSM 14713 genomic DNA contains:
- a CDS encoding type IV pilus modification PilV family protein gives MRRRTSPRGLTLVEVMVAMSLVAVATLALVSANTIAARYSSRSYRHHVAMRLAQQRLDVLMMGEQKQKLRPAAAVGEDPVPDGTPLDCQETGAPAELCSGAQPALLGWVDIYGRPCRRTGTPDDGYHSTCQYRRYVHFERTPSAGSAGDVWRISVAVSHASDGECGNTEEGDSQCVVTSAVLTR, from the coding sequence ATGCGCAGGCGGACTTCTCCCCGTGGTTTGACGCTCGTCGAGGTGATGGTGGCCATGTCGCTGGTCGCCGTGGCCACCCTCGCCCTCGTGTCCGCCAACACCATCGCCGCCCGCTACTCCAGCCGCTCCTACCGTCACCACGTGGCGATGCGGCTGGCGCAGCAGCGGCTGGATGTCTTGATGATGGGCGAGCAGAAGCAGAAGCTGCGCCCGGCGGCGGCCGTGGGGGAAGATCCGGTGCCGGACGGCACGCCCCTGGACTGCCAGGAGACCGGGGCGCCCGCGGAGCTGTGCAGTGGGGCCCAGCCCGCGCTGCTAGGCTGGGTGGATATCTACGGTCGCCCGTGCAGGCGCACGGGGACGCCCGATGATGGCTACCACTCCACCTGTCAGTACCGCCGTTATGTGCACTTCGAGAGAACCCCCAGTGCCGGCTCCGCGGGGGATGTGTGGCGCATCTCCGTCGCGGTCAGTCATGCGTCGGACGGCGAGTGTGGCAACACCGAGGAAGGTGATTCTCAATGCGTCGTCACCAGTGCCGTCCTGACCCGCTAA
- a CDS encoding RDD family protein — translation MSTPASPRLDVATPERVSLSLPVAGIGYRCLAYLADLLLLFFFWVVAYFLFTLLVSDVLGFFQELSGLARTLLVVGVFATQWVYWTACEVLMEGQTPGKRLVGIRVVRVDGSPVGVLECAVRNLVRLVDALPFFYAVGCLSVLLTRQHRRLGDFLAGTLLVREERIDLDKYAATAATPAAPLPLPASAQRLASRDVELVLSFLARAPWLEPAARTRLGARLVERYGGLDEADRAALLASPGRVEAFLRTCVQAER, via the coding sequence ATGAGCACCCCCGCGTCTCCCCGCCTCGACGTCGCCACGCCCGAGCGCGTCTCGCTCTCGCTGCCGGTGGCGGGCATTGGCTACCGGTGTCTGGCGTACCTGGCGGATCTGCTGCTGCTCTTCTTCTTCTGGGTGGTGGCCTACTTCCTCTTCACGCTGCTCGTGAGCGACGTGCTCGGCTTCTTCCAGGAGCTGTCCGGGCTCGCGCGCACGCTGCTGGTGGTGGGGGTGTTCGCCACCCAGTGGGTGTACTGGACGGCGTGTGAAGTGCTCATGGAGGGACAGACGCCCGGCAAGCGCCTGGTGGGCATCCGCGTGGTGCGCGTGGATGGCTCGCCCGTGGGAGTGCTCGAGTGCGCGGTGCGCAACCTGGTGCGCCTGGTGGACGCCCTGCCCTTCTTCTACGCCGTGGGGTGTCTGAGCGTGCTGCTCACGCGCCAACATCGGCGGCTCGGGGACTTCCTGGCCGGCACGCTGCTCGTGCGCGAGGAGCGCATCGACCTGGACAAGTACGCGGCGACGGCGGCCACCCCGGCCGCGCCGCTGCCCCTGCCCGCGTCCGCGCAACGGCTGGCCTCGCGGGACGTGGAACTCGTCCTGTCGTTCCTCGCCCGGGCGCCCTGGCTCGAACCGGCCGCGCGGACCCGGCTGGGAGCGCGGCTGGTGGAGCGCTACGGCGGCCTGGACGAGGCGGATCGCGCCGCGCTGCTCGCCTCGCCCGGCCGCGTCGAGGCCTTCCTGAGAACGTGCGTCCAGGCGGAGCGCTGA
- a CDS encoding stage II sporulation protein M has product MAASLPAFVGRRRPDWDALKGLLARQRAGTLRLEELRTLDVLYRRAAADLAHAQTFHAGTDVHRFLNQLCAQAYAAIYQPPRERWAATLAFFRHELPRTLRANGAFVATSAGLFFLGILLGAAVVLLEPRGAELLVPRNLREYVARGEMWTDGILSVAPPNAVASAIATNNLTVTIVTFASGLLLGLGTVFVMINNGVHLGSVAALCAREGMGPKLLDFIAAHGPVELSIIVIAGGAGLMVGQSLIDPGELPRSQALVLRGREAVKLVLGCAPFLALIAGVEGFVSPGDFFPTWVKALLGLALGVLFWGYLLGAGHPTPTPTPTSGTGNLPHVDPL; this is encoded by the coding sequence GTGGCCGCTTCCCTGCCCGCCTTCGTCGGCCGCCGCCGTCCGGATTGGGATGCCTTGAAGGGACTGCTCGCGCGGCAACGCGCGGGAACGCTGCGCCTGGAGGAACTGCGCACGCTCGACGTGCTCTACCGGCGGGCGGCGGCGGATCTGGCGCACGCGCAGACGTTCCACGCCGGCACCGACGTCCACCGCTTCCTCAACCAGCTGTGCGCCCAGGCCTACGCCGCCATCTACCAGCCGCCCCGCGAGCGGTGGGCCGCCACGCTCGCCTTCTTCCGCCACGAACTGCCGCGCACGCTGCGCGCCAACGGGGCCTTCGTGGCCACGAGCGCGGGCCTCTTCTTCCTGGGCATCCTCCTGGGCGCCGCCGTGGTGCTCCTGGAGCCCCGGGGCGCGGAGCTGCTGGTGCCCAGGAACCTGCGGGAGTACGTCGCCCGTGGGGAGATGTGGACGGATGGCATCCTCTCCGTGGCCCCGCCCAACGCGGTGGCCTCGGCCATCGCCACCAACAACCTCACCGTCACCATCGTCACCTTCGCCTCGGGCCTGTTGCTCGGCCTGGGGACGGTGTTCGTGATGATCAACAACGGCGTGCACCTGGGCTCGGTGGCCGCCCTGTGCGCGCGCGAGGGCATGGGGCCCAAGCTCCTCGACTTCATCGCCGCCCATGGCCCGGTGGAGCTGTCCATCATCGTCATCGCGGGGGGCGCGGGGCTCATGGTGGGCCAGTCGCTCATCGATCCCGGCGAGCTGCCCCGCAGCCAGGCCCTGGTGCTGCGCGGCCGCGAGGCCGTGAAGCTGGTGCTCGGCTGCGCCCCGTTCCTCGCCCTCATCGCCGGGGTGGAGGGCTTCGTGTCCCCCGGGGACTTCTTCCCCACCTGGGTCAAGGCCCTGCTGGGCCTCGCGCTGGGAGTCCTCTTCTGGGGTTACCTGCTGGGGGCCGGCCATCCCACCCCCACCCCTACCCCCACCTCTGGCACCGGAAATCTGCCCCATGTGGATCCGCTGTAG